The following coding sequences are from one Rathayibacter sp. SW19 window:
- a CDS encoding enoyl-CoA hydratase/isomerase family protein yields MSVLEIERGEHTVIARLDRPEVHNAINQELVDAVHSLCAELEATPRILIITGSHGVFASGADIAELRERRAADAHAAINATVFERVAALPMPVIAAIDGYALGGGAELAYAADLRIGSPTMKIGNPETGLGIIAAAGATWRLKELVGEPLALEMLLTGRILDAHEALAARLVSALHPSNALLDAALALAERIDANDALATRYTKEVFRSARSQHPLIDSQAQAVLFESEEKARRMTEFLERKHTRGTRGSGSRASGARGDDREEQR; encoded by the coding sequence GTGAGCGTGCTCGAGATCGAGCGCGGCGAGCACACGGTGATCGCGCGCCTGGACCGGCCCGAGGTGCACAACGCGATCAATCAGGAGCTCGTCGACGCGGTGCATTCGCTCTGCGCCGAGCTGGAGGCGACCCCGCGCATCCTGATCATCACCGGCTCACACGGCGTATTCGCCTCCGGGGCTGACATCGCCGAACTGCGCGAACGACGAGCGGCGGATGCGCACGCCGCTATCAACGCGACCGTCTTCGAGCGAGTCGCCGCCCTGCCGATGCCGGTCATCGCCGCGATCGACGGCTACGCGCTCGGCGGCGGTGCTGAACTCGCCTACGCCGCCGACCTGCGGATCGGCTCGCCGACCATGAAGATCGGCAACCCGGAGACCGGGCTCGGCATCATCGCCGCGGCCGGTGCGACCTGGCGGTTGAAAGAGCTCGTCGGCGAACCGCTCGCGTTGGAGATGCTGCTGACCGGGCGTATCCTCGACGCCCACGAGGCGCTCGCGGCGCGGCTCGTCAGCGCGTTGCATCCGTCGAACGCCCTGTTGGACGCAGCGCTTGCGCTCGCTGAACGCATCGACGCGAATGATGCCCTCGCCACGCGCTACACGAAAGAGGTGTTCCGGTCGGCGCGCTCGCAGCATCCACTGATCGACTCACAGGCGCAGGCGGTGCTGTTCGAGTCGGAGGAGAAGGCGCGGCGGATGACCGAGTTCCTCGAGCGCAAGCACACCCGCGGCACGCGTGGCTCGGGGTCGCGGGCGAGCGGTGCGCGCGGCGACGACCGTGAGGAGCAGCGATGA
- a CDS encoding asparaginase, translating into MLVLSTGGTISSRQSVRGGLVATDGAEQLLSRVSIAGPRASHGAADVATAHPTAHAQNLDIEVQDVLKVLSFLLQPADMLEIARRIRAGLADAAIAGVVVTHGTDTMEETAFLADLVHADSRPVVFTGAQRSADAPDADGPRNLSDAIAVAASDDARGLGAMIVFDGLIFAASGTRKAHTIAPAAFASASGGPIGRVRDGAVIVDASPRRAAPISLDTIDLTDATVDIVPVYPGVSAGALHAVVAAGATGIVLEATGAGNANPEFCREVAQLTARGVVVALSTRVPAGPVTPLYASGGGVDLVAAGAIPIGTLRSSQARMLLLALLGSLRDPALVRSELSRRCGRHS; encoded by the coding sequence GTGCTTGTTCTTTCTACCGGCGGCACGATTTCGTCGCGGCAAAGCGTGCGCGGCGGTCTGGTGGCGACGGATGGCGCCGAACAGCTGTTGTCTCGCGTTTCCATAGCGGGTCCCCGCGCGTCACACGGCGCGGCCGATGTCGCGACCGCCCACCCGACCGCCCACGCCCAGAACCTCGACATCGAGGTGCAGGACGTCCTCAAAGTGCTCAGCTTTCTTCTTCAGCCCGCGGACATGCTGGAGATCGCCCGCAGAATTCGCGCGGGCCTGGCCGACGCGGCCATCGCCGGCGTTGTTGTCACCCACGGAACCGACACGATGGAGGAGACCGCGTTCCTCGCCGACCTCGTGCACGCCGATTCACGCCCGGTCGTCTTCACCGGCGCCCAACGATCTGCGGATGCCCCGGATGCGGATGGTCCGCGCAACCTGTCCGACGCGATCGCGGTGGCGGCATCCGACGACGCACGCGGCCTGGGCGCGATGATCGTCTTCGACGGGCTGATCTTCGCCGCCTCGGGCACGCGGAAGGCTCACACGATCGCGCCAGCGGCTTTCGCATCGGCGTCGGGCGGGCCGATCGGCCGGGTGCGCGACGGCGCAGTCATCGTCGATGCCTCGCCAAGACGAGCGGCACCGATCTCACTCGACACCATTGATCTGACCGACGCTACCGTCGACATCGTCCCGGTCTATCCCGGCGTAAGCGCCGGCGCGCTGCACGCTGTCGTCGCCGCCGGCGCCACCGGAATCGTGCTTGAGGCGACGGGCGCCGGCAACGCAAATCCGGAGTTCTGTCGCGAGGTCGCGCAGCTCACCGCCCGGGGCGTCGTCGTCGCGCTGTCCACGCGGGTTCCGGCCGGACCGGTTACCCCGCTCTATGCGTCCGGGGGTGGCGTCGACCTGGTCGCCGCCGGTGCCATCCCGATCGGCACATTGCGATCCTCGCAAGCCCGGATGCTGCTGCTCGCCCTCCTGGGCAGCCTCCGCGACCCAGCGCTGGTTCGCTCAGAACTGAGCCGCCGATGTGGCCGGCACAGCTGA
- a CDS encoding aldehyde dehydrogenase family protein, with protein sequence MIDILPSYVGGAWSTTATTVGAVEVLDASTGEPVTRVSTRGLDLGAALDYARTVGQASLGTLTFHQRAVLLKQMAQVLTEHKPELYELSARTGATKADSWVDIDGGIGVLFTYSSKGRRELPNAQVYLDGPVESLSKDGSFLGRHIYTRLPGVAVQINAFNFPVWGALEKFAPAFLAGVPSLIKPATPSGYLAEAFVRVLVDSGLLPDGSLQLVSGAVPTLFDELRLGDLVSFTGSASTAERLRAHDSIQTGGVRFTSETDSINASVLGADAVEGTPEFDAFVRQLVTEMTVKAGQKCTAIRRAIVPRASVKPVIDAVAVRIADRVVVGDPREEGVTMGPLVSLAQRDEVRRRVQELIAGGGQVVVGSVAGFPVAGFPVAELAEAPGPSATSGTEAGSGIESGSGTEAGAGTETGSGTGTSSGTETGAFIDPMLLYFTDGGAPAVHQIEAFGPVSSVIAYDSTAEAVALVAQGGGSLVTSIATRDPRIATELMSGIAAYNGRVLMLDRDDARTSTGHGSPVPHLVHGGPGRAGGGEELGGIRAVLHYMQRTAIQGTPELLTAITGVWHAGASVRADGAHPFRKSLAELRLGDQVVSESRVVSLEDIEHFAQFTGDTFYAHMDEEAAAANPFFPGRVAHGYLLVSFAAGLFVDPAPGPVLANYGLENLRFVTPVSPGDSIRVALTAKQITPRETDDYGEVRWDAVLTNQNDEIVATYDVLTLVAKQ encoded by the coding sequence ATGATCGACATCCTGCCCAGCTACGTCGGCGGAGCCTGGTCGACGACGGCCACGACGGTCGGCGCGGTCGAGGTGCTCGACGCATCCACAGGCGAGCCCGTGACGCGAGTCAGCACACGCGGCCTCGATCTCGGCGCGGCGCTCGACTACGCGCGCACGGTCGGGCAGGCCTCCCTCGGCACCCTGACCTTCCATCAGCGCGCCGTGTTGCTCAAACAAATGGCGCAGGTGCTCACCGAGCACAAGCCGGAACTGTACGAGCTCTCGGCCCGCACGGGCGCTACGAAGGCGGACTCCTGGGTCGACATCGATGGGGGCATCGGTGTGCTGTTCACCTACTCGTCGAAGGGCCGCCGCGAGCTGCCGAACGCGCAGGTCTACCTCGATGGCCCGGTCGAGTCGCTGTCGAAAGACGGTTCATTCCTCGGGCGGCATATCTATACCCGGCTGCCGGGCGTCGCCGTGCAGATCAACGCGTTCAACTTTCCGGTCTGGGGCGCACTCGAAAAGTTCGCACCCGCGTTCCTTGCCGGCGTACCGAGCCTGATCAAGCCGGCGACGCCGAGCGGCTACCTGGCAGAAGCGTTCGTGCGCGTTCTCGTCGACTCCGGGCTGCTGCCCGACGGCTCGCTCCAGCTGGTTTCCGGCGCCGTGCCGACGCTGTTCGACGAACTGCGTCTCGGCGACCTCGTTTCATTCACCGGGTCGGCGTCGACCGCTGAACGGCTGCGCGCGCACGACTCGATCCAGACCGGCGGCGTGCGGTTCACGAGCGAGACCGACTCGATCAACGCATCCGTACTCGGGGCGGACGCTGTCGAGGGCACCCCAGAATTCGACGCGTTCGTGAGGCAGCTCGTCACCGAGATGACGGTGAAGGCCGGCCAGAAGTGCACGGCGATCCGGCGTGCGATCGTGCCGCGGGCATCCGTCAAGCCGGTCATCGACGCCGTTGCCGTGCGGATCGCGGATCGCGTCGTCGTCGGCGACCCACGCGAGGAGGGCGTGACCATGGGGCCGCTCGTGTCGCTTGCGCAACGCGACGAAGTGCGCCGACGCGTGCAGGAACTGATCGCTGGCGGCGGCCAGGTGGTCGTTGGCTCGGTCGCTGGGTTTCCGGTCGCTGGGTTTCCGGTCGCTGAGCTTGCCGAAGCGCCGGGCCCTTCGGCAACCTCAGGGACCGAGGCCGGCTCAGGGATCGAGAGCGGTTCAGGGACCGAGGCTGGCGCAGGGACCGAGACCGGCTCAGGGACCGGAACAAGCTCAGGGACCGAGACCGGCGCGTTCATCGACCCGATGCTGCTCTACTTCACCGACGGCGGGGCCCCCGCCGTGCATCAGATCGAGGCGTTTGGGCCGGTGTCGAGCGTGATCGCGTACGACTCGACCGCAGAGGCCGTCGCGCTGGTCGCGCAGGGCGGCGGTTCGCTGGTGACGAGCATCGCCACCCGCGACCCACGGATCGCAACCGAACTGATGAGCGGCATTGCCGCGTACAACGGGCGCGTGCTGATGCTCGATCGGGATGACGCCCGCACCTCGACCGGGCACGGTTCGCCGGTGCCGCATCTCGTGCACGGTGGCCCGGGGCGGGCCGGCGGCGGGGAGGAGCTCGGCGGCATTCGCGCAGTGTTGCACTACATGCAGCGCACGGCAATCCAGGGCACCCCGGAGTTGCTGACGGCGATCACCGGGGTGTGGCATGCGGGCGCGAGCGTGCGGGCGGATGGCGCGCATCCGTTCCGCAAATCGCTGGCAGAACTGCGACTCGGCGACCAGGTCGTCTCAGAATCGCGCGTTGTGAGCCTGGAAGACATCGAACACTTCGCGCAGTTCACCGGCGACACGTTCTATGCGCACATGGACGAGGAGGCCGCGGCGGCGAATCCGTTCTTCCCCGGTCGGGTCGCACATGGTTATCTGCTCGTTTCGTTCGCGGCCGGCCTGTTCGTCGACCCGGCCCCTGGGCCGGTGTTGGCGAATTACGGGCTGGAGAATCTGCGGTTCGTGACTCCAGTGTCGCCGGGGGACAGCATCCGGGTGGCGTTGACGGCGAAGCAGATCACCCCGCGCGAGACCGACGACTACGGCGAGGTGCGCTGGGATGCCGTTCTGACAAATCAGAACGACGAGATCGTCGCAACCTACGACGTGCTCACCTTGGTGGCGAAACAGTAG
- a CDS encoding polysaccharide deacetylase family protein — MAKNIRVAFGVDLDAVAGWLGSYGGENSPDDISRGMFAGEVGTPRVLNLFKRYDLRTTWFLPGHSIETFPDQTRMIVDAGHEVGVHGYSHENPIAMTREQESAVLDRSIELIERTTGKRPTGCVAPWWEFSPVTSELLIERGIKYDHSLMHNDFTPYYTRVGDTWTNIDYSQPAETWMKPLVRGEETSLVEIPANWYLDDLPPMMFIKASPNSHGFVSPRELEQTWRDQFDWVYREMDDAIFPMTIHPDVSGRPQVLLMLERLIEHINGHDGIHWSTFDEIADDFIARNPRP; from the coding sequence ATGGCAAAGAACATTCGCGTCGCTTTCGGAGTCGACCTTGACGCCGTCGCGGGCTGGCTGGGATCGTATGGCGGTGAGAACTCGCCCGATGACATCTCTCGAGGCATGTTCGCGGGGGAGGTCGGAACGCCCCGCGTGCTCAATCTGTTCAAGCGCTATGACCTGCGCACAACATGGTTTCTGCCCGGCCATTCGATCGAGACGTTCCCAGACCAGACCCGCATGATCGTCGATGCCGGGCACGAGGTGGGTGTGCACGGCTATTCGCACGAGAACCCGATCGCGATGACGCGCGAGCAGGAGAGTGCCGTGCTGGACCGCTCGATCGAGCTCATCGAACGCACGACTGGCAAGCGCCCGACCGGCTGCGTTGCACCCTGGTGGGAATTCTCGCCGGTGACCTCGGAACTGCTGATCGAGCGAGGGATCAAGTACGACCACTCGCTCATGCACAACGACTTCACTCCCTATTACACGCGCGTCGGCGACACCTGGACGAACATCGACTACTCGCAGCCGGCGGAGACCTGGATGAAGCCGCTGGTGCGCGGCGAGGAGACCAGCCTCGTCGAGATTCCTGCCAACTGGTATCTGGACGACCTGCCGCCCATGATGTTCATCAAGGCCAGCCCGAACAGTCACGGTTTCGTGAGCCCACGCGAGCTCGAGCAGACCTGGCGCGACCAGTTCGACTGGGTCTATCGCGAGATGGACGACGCGATCTTCCCGATGACGATCCATCCGGATGTGTCAGGGCGCCCGCAGGTGCTGCTCATGCTTGAGCGGTTGATCGAGCACATCAACGGGCATGACGGCATCCATTGGTCAACATTCGACGAGATCGCCGACGATTTCATCGCCCGCAACCCGCGGCCCTGA
- a CDS encoding LacI family DNA-binding transcriptional regulator, whose amino-acid sequence MSPAKSRPVTLRMMSEILGLHVSTVSRVLNTPGSDVGRWAAPETVERVQSLARELNYHPNPHAASLRTARSSLVGVIVPRLQDFVLATIYEGIEEAAIENGFSTFVTNSLDSPENQRIRTRMMLARRVDGMIFGDAQLGETFLDELAEEEVPFVLVSRGDPRHVSVTGDDYLGGRLVGEHLLATGRRDIAILGGPPYAVTFKNRTQGAIDVFRDAGIAIPEHRVVYGDINAAGGRSGTETILAAGGVPDAIFATNDYSALGALGVLRDRRLTVPTDLALVGFNDTPLAAELSVSLTTVRSPMHEMGRRAFELLLMRLRGKPVESEMLKPELIVRDSTASSVRKHNIEPEEIEN is encoded by the coding sequence GTGAGTCCTGCGAAGAGCCGCCCGGTCACATTGCGAATGATGTCGGAGATCCTGGGGCTGCATGTTTCGACGGTGTCCCGTGTGCTCAACACCCCGGGGAGCGATGTCGGACGCTGGGCGGCGCCCGAGACGGTCGAACGCGTGCAGAGCCTGGCTCGTGAGTTGAACTACCACCCGAACCCGCACGCGGCGAGCCTGCGTACTGCACGATCGTCGTTGGTGGGCGTGATCGTGCCACGGCTGCAAGACTTCGTACTCGCGACGATCTACGAGGGCATCGAGGAAGCTGCCATCGAGAACGGGTTCTCGACCTTCGTCACCAACTCGCTTGACTCGCCGGAGAACCAGCGTATTCGCACCCGGATGATGCTTGCGCGACGCGTCGACGGGATGATCTTCGGTGATGCCCAGCTGGGAGAAACCTTTCTCGATGAGTTGGCGGAAGAAGAGGTTCCGTTCGTACTGGTCAGTCGCGGCGACCCGAGGCACGTTTCGGTCACCGGTGACGACTATCTCGGCGGGCGGCTCGTCGGTGAACACCTGCTCGCGACCGGACGCAGGGACATCGCGATCCTTGGTGGTCCGCCATACGCCGTGACATTTAAGAACCGCACGCAGGGTGCGATCGACGTCTTCCGCGATGCGGGCATCGCGATCCCGGAGCATCGAGTCGTGTACGGGGACATCAATGCGGCCGGCGGCCGCAGCGGCACAGAGACGATACTGGCCGCGGGCGGAGTCCCAGACGCGATTTTCGCCACCAACGACTATTCGGCGCTCGGTGCGCTCGGGGTGCTCCGCGACCGCCGGCTCACCGTTCCAACCGATCTCGCTTTGGTGGGATTCAACGACACGCCCCTCGCTGCCGAGCTATCCGTATCGTTGACGACCGTGCGTTCGCCCATGCACGAGATGGGTCGACGGGCGTTCGAACTCCTCCTGATGCGGCTTCGCGGCAAGCCGGTTGAGTCCGAGATGTTGAAGCCCGAGTTGATCGTGCGCGATTCGACGGCAAGCAGTGTCCGCAAGCACAACATCGAACCAGAGGAGATCGAAAATTGA
- the hydA gene encoding dihydropyrimidinase has translation MTYTMLTGGRVVNSGGQVDADVLIKDGKVEAIGDFTGLVIDGVERVDCSGRLLLPGGVDVHTHIDSPMMGTTTADDFESGTRAAACGGTTTVVDFAMQTAGDTLLGSLENHHKKADGKAVIDYGFHMCITNLYDGATDEFADIMRSGVTSFKVFMAYRGTLMLHDGELFEVLRQSSRVGGQVCIHAENGDVIDRLAADLVAAGKTGPGSHEISRPPATEVEAVQRAITISRMADAPIYFVHLSTEGAVEAVAAAQSADWAVAGETCTHYLTLDRSLYDQPGFEAAKVVLTPPLRSEEHRAALWRGLRAGTLSVVSSDHCPFCFAEKKRLGQADFRLIPNGGPGVEHRLSVVYGEGVSQNRITLEKFVELTSTAPARQFGLYPKKGVIAPGSDADIVVFDPKGRTAISAATQNQRMDYTPYEGWDLPGAIAAVYSRGDLIAEYGKYVGAAGRGQFLKRATL, from the coding sequence TTGACGTACACGATGCTGACCGGTGGGCGGGTCGTCAACAGTGGCGGTCAGGTTGACGCCGATGTGCTGATTAAGGATGGGAAGGTCGAGGCGATCGGTGATTTCACGGGTCTCGTCATCGACGGTGTAGAACGAGTTGATTGCAGCGGTCGGCTGTTGTTGCCCGGCGGTGTTGACGTGCACACCCACATCGATTCCCCGATGATGGGCACGACAACCGCTGACGATTTCGAGAGCGGCACCCGGGCTGCTGCGTGCGGCGGCACGACGACCGTCGTGGATTTCGCGATGCAGACCGCTGGCGACACGCTCCTCGGTTCGCTGGAGAACCATCACAAGAAGGCCGACGGCAAGGCTGTCATCGATTACGGCTTTCACATGTGCATCACGAACCTGTACGACGGAGCAACGGACGAATTTGCGGACATCATGCGGTCGGGTGTCACCAGCTTCAAAGTCTTCATGGCCTACCGTGGCACCCTCATGCTGCATGACGGAGAACTGTTCGAGGTGCTCCGCCAGTCGAGTCGCGTTGGTGGGCAGGTCTGCATTCATGCGGAAAACGGTGATGTCATCGATCGGCTCGCAGCAGATCTTGTAGCGGCGGGGAAGACGGGCCCTGGATCGCACGAGATCTCCCGACCCCCGGCGACTGAGGTCGAAGCGGTCCAGCGGGCAATCACGATCTCTCGAATGGCGGATGCCCCGATCTATTTTGTACACCTGTCCACGGAAGGCGCCGTTGAAGCCGTGGCCGCGGCGCAGTCCGCCGATTGGGCAGTTGCCGGAGAAACCTGCACACACTACTTGACGCTGGATCGCTCGCTGTACGATCAGCCGGGATTCGAAGCCGCGAAGGTGGTGCTGACACCGCCACTGCGGTCGGAAGAGCATCGAGCGGCCTTGTGGCGCGGGCTGCGAGCGGGAACTCTGAGCGTCGTCAGCTCCGACCACTGCCCGTTCTGTTTCGCGGAGAAGAAGCGCTTGGGGCAAGCCGACTTCCGGCTGATACCCAATGGGGGGCCCGGCGTCGAGCACCGGCTCTCCGTGGTCTACGGCGAGGGCGTCAGTCAGAACCGGATCACTCTGGAAAAGTTCGTCGAGCTCACGTCCACGGCGCCGGCACGCCAATTCGGCCTGTATCCGAAGAAGGGCGTGATTGCGCCTGGGTCCGATGCCGACATTGTCGTCTTCGACCCGAAAGGCCGCACCGCGATCAGCGCCGCAACTCAGAACCAACGGATGGACTACACGCCCTATGAAGGGTGGGACCTGCCCGGCGCGATAGCAGCCGTCTACTCGCGGGGCGATCTGATCGCAGAATACGGAAAGTATGTCGGCGCTGCCGGGAGAGGGCAGTTTCTCAAACGGGCGACGCTCTAA
- a CDS encoding HNH endonuclease signature motif containing protein, which translates to MSNMAAAPDPTGIPADAFGTDFGVTAGGFGRAAGGLGGGAGAAGGAVGGVPAVADAATHAIIDGAREALARLAEVDPTVLSADGLLWFAAGLEGLTRLVDHGHVVVAAEIAVRSPRTAGFEGLAARHGCASAAQLIERVTGVSARTARQRVRVAGQAAPRISDVGLPLPALFPAVREALAGGVIGIDAADVITTTLKVLPRSIPVEAVAWAEATLVGNAVGTREAPPVCADLLRGQAAAFRDRLDQDGIQPRDDRLVAKRGIRFFRRADGMLGVDGALPPAQEAIIVPVFDAFLSPRTAPAFLAADEDGARGAVVGAAGENAADPGTVGEGATGDGVTGDGESGVMRDPRTTDQQRADILTALCEGAARIGLTPQLQGAAPTVLAIVQQTDLDAGEGYGVAVGTDQPLPAATIRQIACDGGTQQVTVDAGGRVIDLFSKARFFTPSQRKAMVARDGPTCARPGCRIPAYLAEAHHVIPDSEGGPTEIDNGCLLCWFDHRLVERGEFTVKMVRGKPVFSPPGWYTKREYLKPHKHK; encoded by the coding sequence ATGAGCAACATGGCAGCAGCCCCCGATCCGACCGGCATCCCGGCCGACGCTTTCGGCACCGATTTCGGTGTTACGGCCGGTGGTTTTGGCAGGGCGGCCGGTGGTCTCGGGGGTGGGGCTGGGGCGGCTGGTGGGGCGGTGGGTGGTGTTCCGGCGGTGGCGGATGCTGCCACGCATGCGATTATCGACGGCGCGCGTGAGGCGTTGGCTCGGCTTGCGGAGGTCGATCCGACGGTGTTAAGTGCGGATGGTTTGTTGTGGTTCGCCGCCGGTCTGGAGGGTTTGACTCGGCTGGTTGATCACGGTCATGTTGTGGTGGCGGCGGAGATCGCGGTCCGGTCGCCGCGTACGGCGGGGTTTGAGGGGTTGGCTGCCCGGCACGGGTGTGCGTCGGCTGCGCAGTTGATTGAGCGGGTGACGGGGGTGTCCGCGCGTACGGCGCGGCAACGGGTGCGGGTCGCCGGCCAGGCGGCACCGCGGATCTCGGATGTGGGGTTGCCGTTGCCGGCACTGTTCCCGGCCGTCCGGGAGGCTCTGGCCGGTGGGGTGATCGGTATTGATGCGGCCGATGTGATCACAACCACGTTGAAGGTGTTGCCGCGCAGCATCCCGGTCGAGGCGGTGGCGTGGGCGGAGGCCACGCTGGTGGGCAACGCGGTCGGTACGCGGGAGGCGCCGCCGGTGTGTGCGGATTTGCTCCGCGGGCAGGCGGCGGCGTTTAGGGACCGGTTGGATCAAGACGGCATCCAGCCGCGGGATGACCGCCTGGTGGCCAAACGGGGTATCCGGTTCTTCCGCAGGGCCGATGGGATGCTGGGCGTTGACGGGGCGTTGCCGCCGGCGCAGGAGGCGATCATCGTCCCGGTCTTCGACGCGTTCCTGTCCCCGCGCACGGCCCCGGCGTTCCTGGCCGCGGACGAAGACGGCGCACGGGGCGCCGTCGTGGGCGCGGCCGGTGAGAACGCCGCGGATCCGGGCACTGTAGGCGAGGGCGCGACCGGTGACGGTGTGACCGGTGACGGTGAGTCGGGTGTGATGCGGGATCCGCGCACTACCGATCAGCAACGCGCGGACATTCTGACCGCGTTGTGCGAGGGCGCCGCCCGGATCGGGCTGACTCCGCAATTGCAGGGTGCCGCCCCGACCGTGTTAGCAATCGTGCAGCAGACCGACCTGGACGCCGGTGAAGGTTACGGGGTGGCGGTCGGCACCGATCAGCCGTTACCGGCCGCGACGATCCGGCAGATCGCCTGCGACGGCGGCACCCAACAGGTCACCGTCGACGCCGGTGGGCGGGTGATCGACCTGTTCTCCAAGGCGCGTTTCTTCACCCCGTCGCAACGCAAGGCGATGGTCGCCCGTGACGGACCCACCTGCGCGAGACCCGGTTGCAGAATCCCGGCGTACCTGGCCGAGGCTCATCATGTCATCCCCGACAGTGAGGGCGGACCCACCGAAATCGACAACGGCTGCCTGCTCTGCTGGTTCGATCACCGCCTTGTCGAACGTGGGGAATTCACCG
- a CDS encoding 3-hydroxyacyl-CoA dehydrogenase family protein, producing MSDTARVATESILTEFPVGVLGGGRMGAGIAHAFLLAGASVVVVERNDTEADAARGRIAHALDQSIERGATGTAGTALTRDALLAQLAVGTAVEQFAGRRLVIEAVPEDPALKTDALRRVEAVLMADAALATNTSSISIDTLAASLALPQRFVGLHFFNPVPASGLVEIVVGSATTPALVSDAQDWVAALGKTPVTVRDSPGFASSRLGLALGLEAIRMLEEGVASAEDIDAAMVLGYKHPIGPLRLTDVVGLDVRLGIAEYLHGELGDRFEPPALLRALVAEGKLGRKTGEGFYRWDES from the coding sequence ATGAGCGACACTGCTCGAGTCGCGACGGAGTCGATCCTCACCGAGTTCCCTGTCGGCGTGCTCGGCGGCGGGCGGATGGGCGCCGGAATCGCGCACGCGTTCCTGCTGGCCGGCGCATCCGTCGTGGTGGTTGAGCGCAACGACACCGAAGCGGATGCCGCGCGCGGCCGCATCGCGCACGCGCTCGATCAGAGCATCGAGCGTGGGGCGACGGGCACGGCTGGGACGGCACTGACCCGCGACGCGCTACTGGCACAGCTTGCCGTCGGAACCGCCGTCGAACAATTCGCGGGCCGGCGGCTCGTGATCGAAGCCGTGCCGGAGGACCCGGCACTCAAGACCGACGCTCTTCGCCGGGTCGAGGCCGTTCTGATGGCGGATGCCGCGCTCGCTACCAACACATCGTCGATCTCGATCGACACGCTGGCGGCTTCGCTCGCGCTGCCGCAGCGGTTCGTCGGATTGCATTTCTTCAATCCGGTTCCGGCCTCGGGTCTCGTCGAGATCGTCGTCGGATCGGCGACCACGCCAGCGCTCGTCTCGGACGCGCAGGACTGGGTGGCCGCTCTCGGCAAGACTCCGGTGACGGTGCGGGATTCGCCCGGCTTCGCATCGTCGCGCTTGGGACTTGCACTCGGGTTGGAGGCGATTCGCATGCTCGAGGAGGGCGTCGCATCCGCAGAGGATATCGACGCGGCGATGGTGCTGGGCTACAAGCATCCGATCGGGCCGCTGCGGCTGACGGACGTCGTCGGGCTGGACGTGCGGCTCGGCATCGCCGAGTACCTGCACGGTGAGCTCGGCGACCGGTTCGAACCGCCCGCGTTGCTACGGGCCCTCGTTGCCGAAGGCAAACTCGGCCGCAAGACCGGCGAGGGCTTTTACCGCTGGGACGAGTCGTGA